From Sceloporus undulatus isolate JIND9_A2432 ecotype Alabama chromosome 6, SceUnd_v1.1, whole genome shotgun sequence, one genomic window encodes:
- the LOC121934979 gene encoding tubulin polymerization-promoting protein family member 2-like produces the protein MANLESTFRKFAVYGDTGASGNDMTSKNFSKMMKECGVMDGKSVTSTDVDILFSKVKAKAARNITYPEFLEALKELSVKRFKGKTPDEALQAIHKLIEGKEPGNVGATKSVHAGAVDRLTDTSKYTGSHKERFDESGKGKGIAGRADLAQNTGYVGAYKGAGTYDKSH, from the exons ATGGCAAATCTTGAATCAACTTTCCGTAAATTTGCTGTCTATGGAGACACTGGTGCCAGTGGCAATGACATGACAAGCAAGAACTTCTCCAAGATGATGAAGGAATGTGGTGTAATGGATGGGAAATCTGTGACCAGCACTGATGTGGACATTCTCTTCAGCAAAGTCAA GGCCAAGGCTGCCCGTAATATCACATATCCAGAGTTTCTGGAAGCCCTAAAGGAACTGAGTGTTAAACGCTTCAAGGGGAAAACTCCAGATGAAGCTTTACAAGCCATACACAAGCTGATAGAGGGCAAAGAGCCCGGCAATGTCGGAGCCACA AAATCTGTCCATGCTGGAGCAGTGGACAGACTGACGGACACCAGCAAATACACCGGTTCTCACAAGGAGCGTTTTGATGAAAGTGGCAAGGGAAAGGGGATAGCCGGACGTGCAGACTTGGCTCAGAACACTGGCTACGTCGGGGCCTACAAGGGGGCTGGAACCTATGACAAGAGCCACTAG